One window of Quercus robur chromosome 5, dhQueRobu3.1, whole genome shotgun sequence genomic DNA carries:
- the LOC126726521 gene encoding uncharacterized protein LOC126726521, whose translation MGLKKNGWIFFKRLRMQTAWRWKFLGSAFKWKRLNLQLSFVDDVLFRIMSVFEAIVLVATLCFFYLCCGCHF comes from the coding sequence atggggtTAAAGAAGAATGGGTGGATCTTTTTCAAGAGGCTGAGGATGCAGACAGCTTGGAGATGGAAGTTCTTGGGGTCAGCTTTCAAGTGGAAGAGGTTGAATCTGCAGCTCTCTTTTGTGGACGACGTGCTTTTCAGGATTATGTCTGTGTTTGAGGCTATTGTGTTGGTTGCCACCTTGTGTTTCTTTTATCTTTGTTGTGGCTGCCATTTTTGA
- the LOC126728473 gene encoding uncharacterized protein LOC126728473, which yields MEDSMAAMENHRAVAVVANSALLGISHEFSVEYGLGWVFRWVWTVFGLGLLVAVFGGGTGGHDESLDSKNRGNFIELIKFTSTFNDKVASVVLENAHGNTKYTSPTIQKEILHILANNVRNAIREEIGDAKFCILVDEAQDESKREQMAIILRFVDKEGFIKERFFHVVHVRDTTALTLKNEICTVLSRYNLHVENIRGQGYDGASNMRGEWNGLQAFFLKDCPYAYYVHCMAHRLQLALVTASREVKDVHQFFDHLVNIINIVVGSSKRNDELQHAQAEQVENMIASNEIETGRGANQIGTLQRAGDTRWGSHFQSICSLIKMFDATCKVINTISEEGANYKQRGDAEGAYQVLTSFEFILILHLMKEIMGITNVLCQALQQQSQDLLNAMHLVSTTKSLIQKLRDDGWEPLLVSVISICQQHEIDIPDMNARYTKGRGRYRRQDDDLTMEHHFRIGIFTVAIDFQLQELKSRFCELTTELVILSSALNPKDAFRLFKIVDICNLVKKYYPQDFTEHEHEQELLESQL from the exons ATGGAAGATTCAATGGCAGCAATGGAAAACCATCGAGCGGTAGCAGTGGTAGCAAATTCGGCTCTGTTGGGCATTTCACATGAGTTTTCCGTTGAGTATGGTTTGGGCTGGGTTTTCCGATGGGTTTGGACtgtttttgggttgggtttactg GTTGCGGTGTTTGGTGGTGGCActgg AGGTCATGATGAAAGTCTTGATTCAAAAAATAGAggcaattttattgaattgataAAATTCACATCAACTTTCAATGACAAAGTAGCTAGTGTTGTCTTGGAAAATGCTCATGGAAATACCAAATATACATCACCCACAATTCAAAAGGAGATTTTGCATATTCTTGCTAATAATGTGCGAAATGCTATTCGTGAAGAAATTGGAGATGCAAAATTCTGCATTCTTGTTGATGAAGCTCAGGATGAGTCGAAGAGAGAGCAAATGGCCATCATTTTGAGATTTGTTGATAAAGAAGGTTTTATTAAAGAGCGTTTTTTTCATGTTGTGCATGTTAGAGACACTACTGCATTGACTTTAAAGAATGAGATATGTACTGTCCTTTCTCGTTATAACCTCCACGTTGAAAATATTCGAGGTCAAGGATATGATGGGGCTAGTAACATGCGTGGTGAATGGAATGGATTACAagctttttttcttaaagattgCCCATATGCTTATTATGTACATTGTATGGCTCATAGGTTGCAATTAGCTCTAGTTACAGCATCTAGAGAAGTAAAAGATGTTCATCAATTCTTTGATCATTTGGTCAATATTATCAATATTGTTGTTGGTTCTAGTAAGCGTAATGATGAATTGCAACATGCTCAAGCAGAACAAGTTGAGAATATGATTGCTTCTAATGAAATTGAGACTGGAAGAGGTGCAAACCAGATTGGTACTTTGCAACGAGCTGGAGATACTAGGTGGGGATCtcattttcaatctatttgtAGTTTGATTAAAATGTTTGATGCTACTTGCAAAGTTATCAACACTATTTCTGAAGAAGGGGCCAATTATAAACAACGCGGTGATGCCGAGGGAGCTTATCAGGTATTAacatcatttgaatttattttaatcttgcatTTGATGAAAGAGATAATGGGAATTACTAATGTTctttgtcaagctttgcaaCAACAATCTCAAGACCTTTTAAATGCCATGCATTTAGTTTCAACTACAAAATCACTTATTCAAAAGTTGAGAGATGATGGATGGGAGCCTTTACTTGTTAGTGTTATATCAATTTGTCAGCAACATGAAATTGATATTCCTGATATGAATGCTCGTTACACTAAAGGTCGAGGTAGATATCGTCGTCAAGATGACGATTTAACAATGGAACATCATTTTAGAATTGGCATATTTACAGTTGCAATAGACTTTCAATTGCAAGAATTGAAAAGTAGATTTTGTGAGCTAACAACGGAACTTGTCATTCTTAGTTCAGCTTTAAATCCCAAGGATGCTTTTAGATTATTCAAGATTGTTGATATATGCAATTTGGTTAAGAAATATTATCCTCAAGATTTCACTGAACATGAACATGAACAAGAACTTTtggagtctcaattgtga
- the LOC126728474 gene encoding agamous-like MADS-box protein AGL29, whose translation MGRRKIEMKLVKDNSSRQVTFSKRRTGLFKKANELATLCGAEVAIVVFSPGGKPFSFGHPTVDSVSDRFLNQDQEVPNVKARAGSSKNAKVDRLNQQLVDVMKRLQAEKKKAQSLDQKAKKAKAPQNCQTQIDELSLHELEKLKGSLEELREDVKARVCEMEASFSLLLLAQKPIQEADMSVTKKAN comes from the coding sequence ATGGGAAGGCGAAAAATCGAGATGAAGTTGGTGAAGGACAACAGCTCCAGACAGGTGACCTTTTCCAAGCGCCGTACTGGCCTTTTTAAGAAAGCAAACGAGCTTGCAACTCTGTGTGGCGCAGAAGTTGCCATAGTTGTTTTCTCTCCAGGAGGTAAACCATTCTCATTTGGCCACCCAACTGTTGATTCAGTGTCAGACAGGTTTCTAAATCAGGACCAAGAAGTACCAAATGTTAAGGCTCGTGCTGGTTCTTCAAAGAATGCAAAGGTTGACAGGCTTAATCAGCAACTTGTTGATGTGATGAAGCGACTACAAGCTGAAAAGAAGAAGGCACAGAGTCTTGATCAGAAGGCTAAGAAAGCAAAAGCACCACAAAATTGCCAGACTCAGATCGATGAGCTTAGCTTGCATGAGCTTGAAAAATTGAAGGGATCGCTGGAGGAGCTTCGTGAGGATGTAAAAGCTCGAGTATGTGAGATGGAAGCTTCATTTTCGTTGCTGCTCTTGGCACAGAAACCTATCCAAGAGGCTGATATGTCAGTTACTAAAAAAGCTAACTGA
- the LOC126728475 gene encoding agamous-like MADS-box protein AGL62 — protein sequence MEGKKTKGRQKIEMKKIENEDDRLITFSKRRSGIYKKASELVTLCGAEVGVVIFSPAGKPFTFGHPSVESVANRFLRQNPPPGQGDNTHPLVEAHRRVRINELNQQYNELLSLLEAEKDQGKALQKLTKARGNKGWWEVPTEELGYQELKQMNAQLEELHKNLCNHMKEKAFAGGALPSSSTYFPGNSSQGSIPFIPNASDADPPLPPSYGYGPGNF from the coding sequence ATGGAGGGAAAGAAAACTAAGGGAAGGCAGAAAATTGAgatgaagaaaatagagaatgaaGATGATCGTCTTATTACTTTCTCAAAACGTAGATCTGGTATCTACAAAAAGGCTAGTGAGTTGGTGACCCTATGTGGTGCTGAGGTTGGTGTTGTGATTTTCTCACCAGCCGGAAAGCCCTTTACATTTGGTCATCCCTCGGTTGAGTCTGTGGCCAATCGCTTCTTGAGACAAAACCCACCACCTGGTCAAGGTGACAACACCCATCCCTTGGTGGAGGCTCACCGGAGGGTGAGAATCAATGAGCTCAACCAGCAGTACAATGAGCTGCTCAGCCTACTCGAAGCCGAGAAGGACCAAGGGAAGGCACTCCAGAAGCTGACAAAGGCAAGGGGAAACAAGGGTTGGTGGGAGGTTCCAACTGAGGAGCTTGGCTATCAAGAGCTAAAACAAATGAACGCTCAATTGGAGGAGCTTCACAAAAACCTGTGCAACCATATGAAGGAGAAGGCTTTTGCTGGCGGGGCGCTCCCTTCGTCCTCTACCTATTTTCCTGGAAATTCTTCCCAAGGATCCATCCCGTTTATCCCTAATGCCAGTGATGCTGATCCTCCCCTTCCTCCCAGCTATGGCTATGGACCAGGGAACTTCTGA
- the LOC126728476 gene encoding agamous-like MADS-box protein AGL61 produces the protein MEGKKTKGRQKIEMKIIDKESDRMVTFSKRRSGINKKASELVTLCGAEIGMVFFSPAGKPFSFGHPSVESVANRFLQQNPPQAQGDSTRPLMEAQWRLRINALNQQCDELFRQLEAEKKREKVLQELKKARGSNGWWEVPTKELNFQQLQQMNESLKEFHKNLCTSMKEKVIAGLPSSSSSSTFLADIPAQGAIPFAPNDNGTNPPSFPPGYGYN, from the coding sequence AtggagggcaaaaaaaccaagGGAAGGCAAAAGATTGAGATGAAGATAATAGACAAAGAGAGTGATCGCATGGTTACTTTCTCAAAACGTAGGTCTGGTATCAACAAAAAAGCTAGTGAGTTGGTGACACTGTGTGGTGCTGAGATTGGTATGGTATTTTTCTCACCAGCAGGAAAGCCGTTTTCATTTGGTCATCCCTCAGTTGAGTCTGTGGCCAACCGCTTCTTACAACAAAACCCTCCACAAGCCCAAGGTGATAGTACCCGCCCTTTAATGGAGGCTCAATGGAGGTTGAGAATCAATGCGCTCAACCAACAATGCGATGAGCTTTTCAGGCAACTCGAGGCTGAGAAAAAGCGAGAAAAGGTACTCCAGGAACTGAAAAAGGCAAGAGGAAGCAACGGCTGGTGGGAGGTTCCTACTAAGGAGCTTAACTTTCAACAGCTACAACAAATGAACGAATCATTGAAGGAGTTCCACAAAAATCTGTGCACTAGTATGAAGGAGAAGGTTATAGCTGGGTtaccctcttcttcttcttcttccacctTTCTTGCTGATATTCCTGCGCAAGGAGCCATCCCCTTTGCCCCTAATGACAATGGAACTAATCCTCCAAGCTTTCCTCCTGGCTATGGCTATAATTAA